In Devosia sp. XK-2, one DNA window encodes the following:
- a CDS encoding FadR/GntR family transcriptional regulator, with protein sequence MAIEERPPYAYEQGQSLAEVAHSQMLALIDDGSWSPRSRLPSETELARRFGMSRPVIRQALAKLRDAGLIQSRQGSGSFVIGYPDAPERAPETVSFPAIGSIVDITSFVAFREGMEGEIAATAALNRTPDDLAAIEATLERAGHHRSIAERSQDDFAFHLSVAKATGNPFYVNSLTSLREQMMMGMNLSWNLSAGSADYLSVALAHHRTILGAIRHQDADAAREAMREHLRWAGARMLRGDKNSEAAPRPPEQG encoded by the coding sequence ATGGCGATCGAGGAGCGCCCGCCCTACGCATATGAGCAAGGTCAAAGCCTTGCGGAAGTTGCACATTCGCAGATGCTTGCGCTGATCGACGATGGCAGCTGGTCGCCACGGTCCCGATTGCCTTCGGAAACGGAACTCGCCCGCCGTTTCGGCATGTCACGGCCTGTGATACGCCAGGCGCTGGCCAAGCTGCGCGATGCGGGTCTGATCCAGTCGCGGCAAGGATCGGGCAGTTTTGTGATCGGTTATCCAGACGCACCGGAACGTGCCCCGGAGACTGTGTCTTTCCCCGCCATTGGCAGCATCGTGGACATTACGTCCTTTGTGGCGTTTCGAGAGGGTATGGAGGGCGAGATTGCAGCCACCGCCGCCCTTAACCGGACGCCGGACGATCTGGCGGCGATCGAGGCCACGCTCGAGCGGGCCGGGCATCATCGATCCATTGCAGAGCGATCGCAGGATGATTTCGCGTTCCATCTGTCGGTGGCCAAGGCCACCGGGAATCCTTTCTACGTAAACAGCCTGACGTCGCTGCGCGAGCAGATGATGATGGGTATGAATCTGAGCTGGAATCTGTCCGCAGGTAGCGCCGACTACCTTTCGGTGGCGCTGGCCCATCATAGAACCATTTTAGGCGCAATCAGGCACCAGGATGCAGATGCCGCCCGCGAGGCGATGCGCGAGCACCTGCGCTGGGCCGGTGCCCGCATGTTGCGGGGCGACAAGAATTCAGAAGCGGCACCCAGGCCGCCAGAGCAGGGTTAG
- a CDS encoding VOC family protein — protein sequence MDKRLLDEDEVMQICFVTHDVVKSAQWFSDLTGKPMPKEGKAAEPDEAKAIYNGRPADVGCRIMMFQFGNIDVEFLQPGPERSAWRDLLEEKGPGCHHIAFRTRNLTKRDAYLESKGHKLLQRGEFDGSHGRYAYYDTVKDLGVMIELLEFDKDKEAQP from the coding sequence ATGGACAAGCGCCTGCTTGATGAAGACGAAGTGATGCAGATCTGTTTCGTCACCCACGACGTGGTCAAATCGGCCCAGTGGTTCTCCGACCTGACCGGCAAACCCATGCCCAAGGAGGGCAAGGCCGCCGAACCCGACGAGGCCAAAGCGATCTATAATGGCAGGCCTGCCGATGTCGGCTGCCGTATCATGATGTTCCAGTTTGGCAATATCGACGTTGAATTTCTTCAGCCCGGTCCGGAAAGAAGCGCCTGGCGCGACTTGCTGGAAGAAAAGGGGCCCGGTTGCCACCACATCGCCTTCCGCACCCGGAACCTGACCAAGCGCGACGCCTATCTTGAATCCAAGGGGCACAAGCTGCTGCAGCGCGGCGAGTTCGACGGCAGCCATGGCCGCTATGCCTACTACGACACGGTCAAGGATCTGGGGGTCATGATCGAACTGCTTGAGTTCGACAAAGACAAAGAAGCGCAGCCCTGA
- a CDS encoding aldo/keto reductase, with protein sequence MRTNRLGRTGLEVSRVCFGCMSFGKVTEERPWVLGLEDARPMFQAAWEAGINFFDTANVYARGTSEEITGTLIKELAPREEIVLATKVFGRMRPGPNGQGLSRKAIMGEIDNSLRRLGTDYVDLYQIHRFDPFTPVEETMEALHDVVRAGKARYIGASSMWAWQFAKLQNAARSNGWTPFVSMQDQISLTYREEEREMIPLCIDQGIALLPWSPLGGGKLTRPWGTQTKRATTDRYNKTMYEQTEGNAQAVVEAVEAVARARGVSMAQIAMAWVLQKPGVTAPIVGVSKLSHLEDAVAAEALTLSADEIAQLEAPYRPMVVTGF encoded by the coding sequence ATGCGCACCAACAGGCTTGGTCGTACCGGGTTGGAAGTCAGCCGCGTCTGTTTTGGATGTATGTCCTTTGGCAAGGTCACAGAGGAACGTCCCTGGGTACTTGGCCTCGAGGACGCTCGGCCGATGTTCCAGGCGGCCTGGGAGGCCGGCATCAATTTCTTTGACACCGCCAATGTCTATGCCCGGGGCACCAGTGAGGAGATTACCGGCACGCTGATCAAGGAACTGGCCCCGCGCGAAGAAATCGTATTGGCGACCAAGGTGTTCGGCCGGATGCGGCCGGGCCCCAACGGTCAGGGCCTGTCACGCAAGGCCATCATGGGCGAGATCGATAATAGTCTTCGCCGGCTGGGCACCGATTATGTTGACCTCTACCAGATCCATCGCTTCGATCCGTTCACACCGGTCGAGGAGACAATGGAGGCCCTCCATGATGTCGTGCGGGCCGGTAAGGCGCGCTACATTGGAGCCTCGTCCATGTGGGCCTGGCAGTTCGCCAAGCTCCAAAATGCGGCGCGCTCCAATGGCTGGACACCCTTCGTGTCCATGCAGGACCAGATCAGCCTGACCTATCGCGAGGAAGAGCGGGAAATGATCCCTCTCTGCATCGACCAGGGCATTGCTCTATTGCCGTGGAGCCCGCTGGGCGGCGGCAAGCTGACCCGTCCCTGGGGCACACAGACAAAACGCGCCACGACGGATCGTTACAACAAGACCATGTACGAGCAGACGGAAGGCAATGCGCAGGCCGTGGTCGAAGCCGTGGAGGCGGTGGCCAGGGCGCGCGGCGTGTCCATGGCACAGATCGCCATGGCCTGGGTGCTGCAAAAGCCGGGTGTGACCGCGCCCATTGTCGGCGTCAGCAAGCTTTCGCATCTAGAGGACGCGGTTGCGGCCGAGGCATTGACCTTGAGCGCAGATGAAATCGCCCAGCTCGAAGCGCCGTACCGCCCCATGGTTGTGACCGGTTTCTAG
- a CDS encoding aldo/keto reductase has product MKTYKVPNSDIEVSSVVLGLMRIAKMDNAEIRTLFDTAREVGITVFDHADIYGGERHRCEERFGEAVPLSAAEREAIIIQSKVGIRHGWFDFSRDHILKTVDESLAALKTDYLDVLLLHRPDALVEPEEVAEAFDALEASGKVRQFGVSNHTPGQIELLKSVVKQPLRYNQVQLSITHANLIAQGVAANMDGSDQSISRDMGLIDYSRLNGMMLQAWSPFQKGFFDGVFVGDRQSHPELNDELDRLASAYGVTPTGIAVAWITRHPANIQVVLGTTKPQRVRECAAGSDVNLTREEWYSLFRAAGHIVP; this is encoded by the coding sequence ATGAAAACCTACAAAGTCCCGAACAGCGATATCGAAGTGTCCAGCGTCGTGCTGGGCCTGATGCGCATTGCCAAGATGGATAATGCCGAAATTCGCACGCTATTCGATACCGCCCGCGAAGTCGGCATCACCGTCTTTGACCACGCCGACATCTATGGCGGCGAGCGCCATCGCTGCGAGGAACGCTTCGGCGAAGCCGTGCCCCTCTCTGCAGCGGAGCGCGAAGCGATCATCATCCAGAGCAAGGTCGGCATTCGGCATGGCTGGTTCGACTTTTCTCGCGACCACATCCTCAAAACTGTTGATGAATCCCTGGCAGCCCTAAAGACCGACTATCTCGACGTCCTGCTCCTCCACCGCCCTGATGCCCTGGTCGAGCCCGAAGAGGTTGCTGAGGCCTTCGACGCGCTCGAAGCCTCAGGCAAGGTTCGCCAGTTCGGCGTTTCCAATCACACGCCGGGCCAGATTGAACTGCTCAAGAGCGTCGTCAAACAGCCGCTGCGCTACAACCAGGTCCAGTTGAGCATCACCCATGCCAATTTGATCGCACAGGGCGTGGCCGCGAATATGGATGGCAGCGACCAGTCCATTTCGCGCGATATGGGACTGATAGATTATTCCCGTCTCAACGGCATGATGCTGCAGGCCTGGTCACCGTTCCAGAAGGGCTTTTTTGACGGTGTTTTCGTCGGCGATCGCCAGAGTCACCCCGAACTCAATGACGAGCTCGACCGTTTGGCGTCGGCTTATGGTGTGACGCCGACTGGTATCGCTGTGGCTTGGATTACCCGCCATCCGGCCAATATCCAGGTCGTTCTCGGCACCACCAAGCCGCAGCGCGTGCGCGAATGCGCGGCCGGGTCCGACGTCAACCTGACGCGCGAAGAGTGGTACAGCCTGTTCCGCGCTGCCGGCCACATCGTCCCCTGA
- a CDS encoding NAD(P)-dependent oxidoreductase — protein sequence MGKRIVFTGGSGKAGRHAVAYLVAQGHTVLNLDLKPLDIEGVNTLITDLTDSGQVFNALSMHFGFDGFETGKGPAPVDAIVHFAAIPRVLLQPDNETFKANVTSTYNVIEAATKLGIRKVVFASSETTYGVCFAEGDKDYQQFPLEEDYDIDPMDSYGLSKLVNEKTGRAFAMRTGADIYALRIGNVIEPQDYARFPTFLADPPSRKRNAWSYIDARDLGQIVDLCVARDGLGFQVFNAVNDEITANEPSEAFLARWAPNTPVTRPMGAFEAPISNRKIREVLGFKEQHNWRQYVPGAKRQTQ from the coding sequence ATGGGCAAACGCATCGTTTTTACCGGCGGTAGCGGCAAGGCAGGCCGCCACGCCGTGGCCTATCTCGTGGCGCAAGGCCACACCGTCCTCAATCTCGATCTGAAGCCGCTCGATATCGAGGGCGTCAACACGCTGATCACCGACCTGACCGATAGCGGCCAGGTGTTCAATGCGCTCTCAATGCATTTTGGCTTTGACGGTTTTGAAACCGGCAAGGGGCCTGCGCCGGTCGATGCCATTGTGCATTTCGCCGCCATTCCCCGTGTGCTGCTCCAGCCCGACAATGAAACGTTCAAGGCCAACGTCACCTCGACCTACAATGTCATCGAAGCGGCGACCAAGCTGGGCATCCGCAAGGTCGTCTTCGCCTCGAGCGAAACGACCTATGGCGTGTGCTTTGCCGAGGGAGACAAGGACTATCAGCAATTCCCGCTGGAAGAGGACTATGACATTGATCCCATGGACAGCTATGGCCTGTCCAAGCTGGTCAATGAAAAGACCGGCCGGGCCTTTGCCATGCGCACGGGTGCGGACATTTACGCCCTGCGTATCGGCAATGTGATCGAACCGCAGGATTATGCCCGTTTCCCGACATTCCTGGCCGACCCGCCGTCCCGCAAGCGCAATGCCTGGAGCTATATCGACGCGCGCGATCTTGGCCAGATTGTCGACCTGTGCGTCGCCAGGGACGGTCTTGGTTTCCAGGTCTTCAATGCCGTCAATGACGAAATCACGGCGAACGAACCCAGCGAGGCATTTCTTGCCAGATGGGCGCCGAATACCCCTGTCACGCGGCCCATGGGTGCTTTCGAGGCGCCTATTTCAAATCGCAAGATCCGGGAGGTTCTCGGGTTCAAAGAACAACATAACTGGCGCCAATATGTCCCCGGCGCCAAGCGGCAAACGCAGTAA
- a CDS encoding sugar phosphate isomerase/epimerase — translation MTYRKAYQLYSSRNFPPLADQLPILKRMGYDAVEPWLPAYESNPALFRKQLDDAGLACYGFHMPLAGLVSEPQRFIEIAQTLGATYLIPPYVTPEERQPTVAYWRGLGEKLARGAEAVGKHGLEVAWHNHDFEFVPLVDGSRPIDHIFDAGGPAVKFEIDCGWIVRAGADPADELGRFADRIVIIQTKDTAPRGTKQDDGWTATGDGIIDWAGLVPLFLQTKADHIVTEHDNPSDWQAFARRSIEHLKALGL, via the coding sequence ATGACCTACCGCAAGGCCTACCAGCTTTACTCCTCGAGAAATTTTCCACCCCTGGCGGACCAGCTCCCCATCCTCAAGAGGATGGGCTACGACGCCGTTGAGCCCTGGCTGCCCGCCTACGAGTCCAATCCCGCGCTGTTCCGCAAGCAACTCGATGATGCAGGCCTGGCCTGTTATGGCTTTCATATGCCGCTTGCCGGTCTCGTCTCCGAACCGCAACGCTTCATCGAGATCGCCCAGACCTTGGGCGCCACCTATCTCATCCCGCCTTACGTGACGCCTGAGGAGCGTCAGCCGACCGTCGCTTATTGGCGCGGCCTCGGCGAGAAACTGGCGCGTGGTGCAGAGGCGGTCGGAAAGCACGGCCTAGAGGTCGCCTGGCACAACCACGATTTCGAATTTGTGCCGCTGGTGGACGGCTCCCGTCCGATCGATCACATTTTCGACGCTGGCGGACCGGCGGTGAAATTCGAGATCGATTGCGGCTGGATCGTGCGCGCTGGGGCCGATCCTGCGGACGAGCTCGGGCGGTTCGCGGACAGGATTGTCATTATCCAGACCAAGGACACCGCGCCGCGGGGCACCAAACAGGACGATGGCTGGACGGCAACCGGCGACGGCATCATCGACTGGGCCGGCCTCGTGCCCCTGTTCCTGCAGACCAAGGCCGATCACATTGTCACCGAGCACGACAATCCCAGCGATTGGCAAGCCTTTGCGCGTCGCTCGATCGAGCACCTCAAGGCCCTGGGGCTCTAG
- a CDS encoding ABC transporter substrate-binding protein, which yields MLKTILGGFTAALMLSSAANATDLIIYHNWSSGPEVAALNVLKAGLEAKGHTWTDIAIPHDTGSNVNLMNLVTGGTPPNVFLESSPGVYRDLAGLGLARPLTEFFTEQGILDHYPASVVSSITVDGEIMKVPTAIHIDGMAYYNMEVAEAAGVDPATWDSLDAMFADFQKVRDAGYIPLAIGGQQWQVGYLTHALAAATGGPEFYSALYGAEPDPSVLDSAEMRALLETLRRFQQEADEGSVNREWNVTTNMVITGQALMQIHGDWMKGEWTAAGKVAGTDFGCVQIPGAKAVPVTVDSWGILGGQPEEVDAAELDFAAVVADPQIQAEFASAKGSTPTRLDAPAEVLDACSVEVLHILENADHQVPNPHSTVDADWQNSIWDVVFNFWSDPSMSVDDAIAQIQENYDIILG from the coding sequence ATGTTGAAAACGATCCTGGGCGGCTTTACGGCTGCACTCATGCTCAGCTCCGCGGCCAATGCCACGGACCTGATCATCTATCATAACTGGTCGTCGGGCCCGGAAGTGGCGGCGCTCAATGTCCTCAAGGCGGGACTTGAGGCCAAGGGTCACACCTGGACCGATATCGCCATTCCCCATGACACGGGGTCCAACGTCAACCTGATGAATCTGGTGACTGGTGGTACGCCGCCCAATGTGTTCCTGGAATCGAGCCCCGGCGTCTATCGCGATCTGGCTGGGTTGGGCCTGGCCCGGCCCTTGACCGAATTTTTCACCGAGCAGGGCATTCTGGACCACTATCCGGCATCAGTCGTCAGCTCGATCACCGTTGATGGCGAGATCATGAAGGTCCCGACTGCCATCCATATCGACGGCATGGCGTATTACAACATGGAGGTGGCAGAGGCGGCCGGGGTTGATCCCGCCACCTGGGACTCACTCGATGCCATGTTCGCGGACTTTCAGAAAGTTCGCGATGCCGGATATATCCCGCTCGCCATCGGCGGCCAGCAATGGCAGGTGGGCTATCTGACCCATGCATTGGCGGCTGCGACCGGCGGGCCGGAATTCTACAGTGCGCTCTATGGCGCCGAGCCCGATCCTTCGGTTCTGGATAGCGCCGAAATGCGCGCCCTTCTCGAAACACTGCGGCGTTTTCAGCAGGAGGCCGATGAAGGCTCGGTCAACCGGGAATGGAACGTCACCACCAATATGGTCATCACCGGCCAGGCCCTGATGCAAATCCATGGGGATTGGATGAAGGGCGAATGGACTGCTGCCGGCAAGGTCGCCGGCACCGATTTTGGATGCGTCCAGATCCCCGGTGCCAAGGCTGTTCCGGTCACCGTGGATAGTTGGGGCATTCTGGGTGGTCAGCCCGAAGAGGTAGACGCCGCCGAGCTCGACTTCGCTGCGGTGGTGGCCGATCCGCAGATTCAGGCGGAATTCGCCAGCGCCAAGGGTTCGACCCCGACGCGTCTGGATGCGCCGGCCGAGGTTCTCGATGCCTGTTCGGTTGAAGTACTCCACATCCTCGAAAATGCCGACCACCAGGTCCCCAATCCACACTCCACTGTGGACGCGGACTGGCAGAATTCGATCTGGGACGTCGTCTTCAACTTCTGGAGCGATCCTTCCATGAGCGTGGACGATGCCATCGCCCAGATCCAGGAAAACTACGACATCATCCTGGGCTGA
- a CDS encoding LysR family transcriptional regulator, translating to MELRQLHHFVAAARMEHFTRAARKLNVAQSALSASIRALEDELSAQLFVRTTRKVRLTASGQAFLSKAEKVLFSVEEARDAVRAVEQGQAGRLTIGSVQSLPAFLQLPTVLAKFHGLYSQVEISLVQASALNLLDKLERGELDLAFLPAFDARRGIETRLVACEELVLVCSRQANFFSGDAVDLQQLTAVPFVDFENDLGTRTLIDRAFADALVDRRVIFEVSDLGTLLNLVEQKLGVALVPQSVARSRQDTLKSYVVSDVDLCWEIVVASRGQMSRTASIAQFLDLLPMDGLG from the coding sequence ATGGAATTGCGACAACTGCACCACTTCGTCGCCGCAGCGCGGATGGAACATTTCACGCGCGCGGCCAGGAAGCTCAATGTTGCCCAGTCCGCGCTTTCCGCTTCGATCCGGGCCCTTGAGGACGAGCTGTCGGCGCAGCTCTTCGTTCGAACCACCCGAAAGGTCCGGCTGACCGCCTCTGGACAGGCCTTTTTGTCCAAAGCCGAGAAAGTGCTCTTCTCGGTTGAGGAGGCGCGCGATGCTGTGCGCGCGGTCGAACAGGGGCAAGCGGGGCGGCTGACGATCGGCAGCGTGCAAAGCCTGCCGGCCTTTCTGCAATTACCCACGGTGCTCGCCAAATTCCACGGGCTCTACTCACAGGTCGAGATAAGCCTCGTGCAGGCGAGCGCATTGAACCTGCTCGACAAGTTGGAGCGGGGTGAACTCGACCTCGCTTTTCTTCCCGCATTTGATGCGCGCAGGGGTATCGAGACGAGGCTGGTAGCCTGCGAAGAATTGGTGTTGGTCTGCTCCCGGCAGGCCAACTTCTTTTCGGGTGACGCGGTGGACCTGCAGCAGCTCACGGCGGTGCCATTCGTCGATTTCGAGAATGATCTTGGGACCCGCACCCTCATCGACAGGGCCTTTGCCGATGCTTTGGTGGATCGCCGGGTGATCTTTGAAGTGAGCGATCTTGGGACCCTGCTCAATCTGGTTGAACAGAAGCTGGGTGTCGCGCTGGTGCCGCAATCGGTTGCACGCAGCCGACAGGACACGCTGAAAAGCTATGTGGTTTCCGATGTCGACTTGTGCTGGGAGATCGTCGTGGCCAGCCGGGGACAAATGTCGCGAACGGCCTCAATCGCGCAGTTTCTCGATCTGCTGCCTATGGATGGCCTGGGCTAG
- a CDS encoding SDR family NAD(P)-dependent oxidoreductase, whose protein sequence is MTSLVVPDLAGKSVLITGASTGIGAALATAFAAQGASVGLHYNSSVDPAQKLASEIEGAGGKVVLVKADATKSADMARAVEEIVEAFGRLDGLINNAGGMVARLPYAEMTDEHYDAVMDLNARSVLAASRAAIPHLKAAGGGFIINTTSIAARNGASNGAGIYGSSKAFIANVTRGMAKELIPFGIRVNAVAPGVITTPFHERYSTAEQMQAALNTIPQGRHGTPQDCVGAYLFLASNMLSPYIIGQEIEVNGGQLMP, encoded by the coding sequence ATGACCTCACTTGTTGTTCCAGACCTTGCGGGCAAGAGCGTCCTGATCACCGGCGCATCGACCGGAATTGGCGCCGCCCTGGCCACGGCCTTTGCCGCCCAGGGCGCAAGCGTCGGGCTGCACTATAATTCCAGCGTGGACCCGGCTCAGAAACTGGCCTCCGAGATTGAAGGCGCGGGAGGCAAGGTCGTATTGGTCAAGGCCGATGCGACCAAGTCAGCGGACATGGCTCGGGCCGTCGAGGAGATTGTCGAGGCCTTCGGCCGTCTCGACGGCCTCATCAACAATGCCGGGGGCATGGTCGCCAGATTGCCCTATGCGGAAATGACTGATGAGCACTATGACGCGGTCATGGATCTCAACGCACGCTCGGTCCTGGCGGCCAGCCGCGCTGCCATCCCGCATCTGAAAGCGGCCGGCGGAGGTTTCATCATCAACACCACCTCTATCGCCGCACGGAACGGGGCCAGCAATGGCGCCGGAATCTACGGTTCTTCAAAGGCCTTCATTGCCAATGTCACGCGCGGCATGGCCAAGGAACTGATCCCCTTCGGCATCCGCGTCAATGCCGTGGCACCGGGCGTGATCACCACGCCGTTCCATGAACGCTATTCGACCGCCGAACAGATGCAGGCCGCGCTCAACACCATTCCGCAAGGGCGTCATGGCACGCCCCAGGATTGCGTGGGCGCCTATCTGTTCCTCGCCTCAAACATGCTCTCGCCCTACATCATCGGGCAGGAAATTGAGGTCAATGGCGGCCAGTTGATGCCTTGA